The Entelurus aequoreus isolate RoL-2023_Sb linkage group LG03, RoL_Eaeq_v1.1, whole genome shotgun sequence genome contains the following window.
ccctttgctcaatactttgtttgatgcacctttggcagcaattacagcctcaagtcgtgttgaatatgatgccacaagcttggcacacctatctttggccagtttgaaatttctctttgcagcacatctcaagctccatcagattcgatgggaagcgttggctttatttttttttctgtcaatgcttcCATTATTGAGAAATAAAATcaacttttttgattttagcaaatggctgcaatgaaacaaagagtaAACATTTTAAAGGGGTCTGACTCTGAATACTTTACATACCCACTGTAATaactgttacaagcagccctctgagggcagtcATAATTGCGATGTGGCACTTAATAAGAGTTTGACACTAGTACACAAACAAGAATAACATCTGGTATAAATGTAAAATGAACTAATAGTAAATAATATATCatttatatgaatataaataaacAGATCCCCCTAAGtattaataatacttgtatgtcagTATTGTACAAACAGAGCATAAACGTAAATGTGCCAGGTTGAGATGTGCAATTTTTAAAGAGACAAAGATATGATTATTATGTTAGTCACTTACCTGATTGTAAACCATCTCCAAGTAACAACTTCATTTTGAACTTCACAAGTTTTGGATCTATACTGTCatttattgtgtcatttataattgTAATGTTTTGTTATAGGTTTACTGACAATGTTTATCTCCACCTATGTACCATTTTCCTTAGTCAATGGTCTTCAGGCCCGGACGTTTGGCATTTGGACATTGCTGTCATCTATCATTCGCTGTGCCTGTGCCATTGATATCCAGAACGGAACGTAAGCTGTTTCATTTGCATATTGTTTTGCTGTGACTTGTATTTGTGGTCAAGCTTACAGTAAATGTGCCACATTGGCTTCTGCAGGCTGTATCACGTCACCTTGTGGACATTTGTATTGGCCTtgggtcattttctgtccgagaCGTTTATCTACAAAACTGCACCTCTCACTATCGGGGTTATGGCACCTCTTATTGTGGCTAGTAAGTATTATATCTAATTTCAACTTCATAAACCTTTTTTGTCCATGCATGGAATTAATGCAAGAAACACTTGTTTTTCCAGGTTTCTCAGTCATAGCCATGCTGATTGGATTCCAGTGTTTTTCAGAAAATCCAGAGGAACTTGTAGCACGACAGAAGAAACGTAACTGAATTTCCTCATGCCCAAGAGTCCACCAGACGTGTTTGGATGGATCGTGGCTTGCTGTTTCCCAGATGTCAATTGATTATTTCCTACAGGAACTCAAGCTTTCTCAGAACTGATCACAGGAATTCTAAAGTCTTTTTTAAAAGGTTTATTCATTCAAAAAATGGAAAAGAAACTGCACTCATTCGTGTTTACTTCGAGTGTCATGAAAATCATTCCACTCCAGTCAAAAGTCAGATAATTACTTGAAGTATACTTTATTGAATGTGTTTAAATGACAAGCTCTGTCAAAGCTACTCCACAGCTTTGTCCTTAAATTCCACAATATGATAAATTAGCACCACTAACAATTACATCATCTTTGGGGGGGGGAGAAAAGAAATCACAAGACAACAAACGAGCCACAACATATTAAATAAAACAAGTTTAAAACCAACTATGCACACTACTAGTTTACTTGAGTAACGGGTGTAATAGTAAAGCACAATtgactaaataaaatatattgataTTCTTGTGCAAAATGACCAATGTGCCTCTTCCTCTTGCATAGTGAAGCAGAAATATATCCTCAAGTTTCTTCTTCTGTCTTCCAGGTCCTGAAGAGGTCACTTCTAGAAAAGCAAGGACAAAACTACTACTAAGTGTACACAAGATGCACAGCATCAGATATTGCAATCAGTAGAATTCAGAGGTAATACGTCCTATGGCAGGCAGAAAGCCTTCCAGCTGACATGACAGTAAAACACAGCTGTCCTTGTTAAATGTTCTAAAAACAGTACTTAAAATAAAAGCTTCAACAAAGAAAAGGTTGAACCACATTAAAAGGTCCATATTCTACGGTTTTCTAACATTTCTAAATGACCCCAAGAAggtgtacagtggtacctcaacttaagagtgccctAACTTAagggtgttttgagataagaacaGTCTTTCGGCTAAATGTTATGCCTTAAgttgcaggtaaaaaaaattgttaaatgcATGATTGCTCTTTGTCGGGATAGCAAATGTTAGTCAACCTTGTAAGAGCCGACCACAACATCCGGCCTtattcgctagcattagcttacagcAAGATATTGACATAACTGTTTTCTAACCATGGGAATGAAGAAAGTgaatgtgaaggacagtgctgagaatacCAAAAGAAGTTGaggttcattgaattaaagacatTTCAGCAGATCACTACTAGTGCACCATAGTAAAGCAGAATGAGTTGACAAAGCAACCAGAGATTGTTAAAATAATATATGAATGGCCGAAACGTATCCataaaaaatatggagaagctgctgatggtatttgacggagaagcagctcaaAAAGAGATACTGTAGCAGTCCACTCTCCaagataaatactgtattatTTCATTACTTGCTACAACTACTGTAGTTTGTTTTTCATTCAATATTTCTTATCTTAAAGATAGTTTCTATTTTAAAAGGACATTTtagatgttaaaattgtgctgtttttgcaAGCATCAAttatattgattttaatttataggAGACGATTTGAGACACTGGTGTGTCAGGAGCTCATCATATTAACCAATTAATCTCATAAATTAAGGTCCTACTGTATTTGAAAAGTAGCTTTAATTATAATGTGCTGTGTTTGTCCAGTAGAGGTGGGAGAATATTTGGCCAcccaacaattcaattaaatttaATTCTGATTTTTGGGGTGACGATTCTATTCAGTATCAGATTCAACACGatttttgt
Protein-coding sequences here:
- the erg28 gene encoding ergosterol biosynthetic protein 28 homolog isoform X3, which encodes MSRFLNVLRSWLVMVSVIAMGNTVQSFRDHSFLSEKLYTGAPEFVNGLQARTFGIWTLLSSIIRCACAIDIQNGTLYHVTLWTFVLALGHFLSETFIYKTAPLTIGVMAPLIVASFSVIAMLIGFQCFSENPEELVARQKKRPEEVTSRKARTKLLLSVHKMHSIRYCNQ